The Carnobacterium divergens genome includes a window with the following:
- the atpA gene encoding F0F1 ATP synthase subunit alpha, with the protein MGIKAEEISALIKQQVEGYRNELIVDEVGTVTYIGDGIARAYGLENAMAGELLEFSNGVFGMAQNLESNDVGIIILGPFEEIREGDKVRRTGRIMEVPVGEALIGRVVNSLGQPVDGLGEIKTSKTRPVETLAPGVMQRKSVSEPLQTGLKAIDALVPIGRGQRELVIGDRKTGKTSIAIDTIINQKGKDMICIYVAIGQKESTVRNQVETLKKFGAMDYTIVVTASASQPAPMLFIAPYSGSAMGEEFMYNGKHVLIVFDDLSKQAAAYREISLLLRRPPGREAYPGDVFYLHSRLLERAAKLNDELGGGSMTALPFVETQAGDISAYIPTNVISITDGQIFLESDLFYAGTRPAVAAGLSVSRVGGAAQIKAMKKVAGTLRLDLASFRELEAFTQFGSDLDAATQAKLNRGRRTVEILKQDLHAPLAVEKQVMILYALTHGFLDSIPVDEILRFEQEFFDFLDQEKPEILAEITETKDLPDSEKLDAAIVAFKEIFLPMGVASSSADEKDESETK; encoded by the coding sequence ATGGGCATTAAAGCTGAAGAAATCAGTGCTCTAATTAAGCAACAAGTAGAAGGATACCGTAATGAATTAATTGTGGATGAAGTTGGAACGGTAACATATATCGGTGACGGAATCGCGCGCGCATACGGACTTGAAAATGCTATGGCTGGGGAATTATTAGAATTCTCAAACGGCGTTTTCGGAATGGCCCAAAACTTAGAGTCAAATGATGTTGGTATTATTATTTTAGGACCTTTCGAAGAAATTCGTGAAGGGGATAAAGTTAGAAGAACAGGACGTATTATGGAAGTTCCAGTTGGAGAAGCCTTAATTGGTCGTGTTGTAAATTCACTAGGACAACCAGTCGATGGACTTGGCGAAATCAAAACGTCTAAAACACGTCCTGTTGAAACCTTAGCGCCTGGCGTTATGCAACGTAAATCTGTTTCAGAACCACTTCAAACTGGATTAAAAGCGATTGATGCACTTGTTCCAATTGGTCGCGGTCAACGTGAACTTGTTATTGGTGACCGTAAAACAGGGAAAACTAGTATTGCAATTGATACAATTATTAACCAAAAAGGCAAAGATATGATTTGTATCTATGTAGCGATTGGTCAAAAAGAATCCACTGTTCGTAACCAAGTAGAAACATTGAAAAAATTTGGTGCGATGGATTATACAATCGTCGTCACAGCTAGTGCCTCTCAACCTGCGCCAATGTTATTTATTGCACCATATTCTGGTAGTGCGATGGGTGAAGAATTTATGTACAACGGCAAACACGTCCTAATTGTTTTTGATGACTTATCAAAACAAGCAGCGGCATACCGTGAAATTTCCTTGCTTCTTCGTCGTCCTCCAGGTCGTGAAGCTTATCCAGGGGATGTCTTTTATTTACACTCACGTTTATTAGAACGTGCAGCAAAACTAAACGACGAACTAGGTGGCGGTTCAATGACAGCATTGCCTTTCGTTGAAACACAAGCAGGCGATATCTCAGCTTATATTCCAACGAACGTTATCTCGATTACAGATGGACAAATTTTCTTGGAAAGTGACTTGTTCTACGCTGGTACAAGACCCGCTGTTGCAGCTGGTTTATCTGTGTCACGTGTAGGTGGGGCAGCTCAAATTAAAGCGATGAAAAAAGTAGCAGGAACTTTGCGTCTTGACTTAGCAAGTTTCCGTGAACTAGAAGCCTTTACTCAGTTCGGTTCAGATTTGGATGCGGCAACGCAAGCGAAGTTAAACCGTGGACGTCGTACAGTTGAAATTTTAAAACAAGACTTGCATGCACCATTAGCTGTTGAAAAACAAGTAATGATTTTATATGCATTGACACATGGTTTCTTAGACTCTATTCCAGTAGACGAAATCTTACGCTTTGAACAAGAATTCTTTGACTTCTTAGATCAAGAAAAACCAGAGATATTAGCTGAAATTACTGAAACAAAAGATTTACCAGATTCTGAAAAACTAGATGCAGCAATCGTTGCATTTAAAGAAATCTTTTTACCAATGGGTGTAGCTTCAAGCTCAGCAGATGAAAAAGACGAATCTGAAACAAAATAA
- a CDS encoding F0F1 ATP synthase subunit gamma: MAASLIDIKKRIASTKKTSQITSAMQMVAGAKLGKAEDVAAGFQIYASKVREVVTHMAATQLALIEDSNLIGSNSASNVDFHDMLIERPVKKTGYIVISSDKGLAGNYNSSVIKSTVDMITKDHKSSDEYVFMAVGSAAANFFKTRGMNLAYELRNISDQPSFEEVREIARTATEMYKNEVFDELYVCYNHHINSISFQYRAEKMLPLSDLDASESVEYEVEYIFEPSKEAILDILLPQYAESLIYGAILDAKAAEHAARMSAMKSATDNAKSIIDDLTIHYNRARQAAITQEITEIVGGASALE, translated from the coding sequence ATGGCAGCCTCTTTAATTGATATCAAAAAAAGAATTGCTTCAACTAAAAAGACAAGTCAAATTACAAGTGCTATGCAAATGGTTGCGGGTGCAAAATTAGGCAAAGCTGAAGATGTTGCAGCAGGTTTCCAAATCTACGCGTCAAAAGTTAGAGAAGTCGTTACCCATATGGCAGCGACTCAACTAGCTTTGATTGAAGATAGCAATTTAATCGGTTCAAACTCTGCATCCAATGTAGATTTTCACGATATGCTGATTGAAAGACCCGTGAAAAAAACTGGTTATATCGTTATTAGTTCAGATAAGGGCTTAGCTGGTAACTACAATAGTTCTGTTATTAAATCAACAGTTGACATGATTACAAAAGATCATAAATCATCTGATGAATATGTTTTTATGGCAGTGGGTTCAGCTGCAGCGAACTTCTTTAAAACAAGAGGGATGAACTTAGCTTACGAACTTCGCAATATCAGCGATCAACCTTCATTTGAAGAGGTCAGAGAAATTGCAAGAACTGCAACAGAAATGTATAAAAATGAAGTATTTGATGAATTGTACGTTTGTTACAATCACCATATTAATTCAATCTCGTTCCAATATCGTGCTGAAAAAATGTTGCCATTAAGCGATTTGGATGCTAGCGAATCCGTTGAATATGAAGTGGAATATATTTTCGAACCTTCTAAAGAAGCTATTTTGGATATTCTATTGCCACAATATGCCGAAAGTTTGATTTACGGCGCCATATTAGATGCCAAGGCTGCGGAACATGCTGCGAGAATGAGTGCCATGAAGAGTGCCACGGATAATGCTAAATCAATTATTGATGATTTAACCATCCATTATAACCGTGCACGTCAAGCCGCAATCACGCAAGAAATTACCGAAATTGTCGGTGGAGCTTCGGCATTAGAATAG
- the atpD gene encoding F0F1 ATP synthase subunit beta, translated as MSIGQIVQVIGPVVDVEFPLDGSLPDINNALIVQKIKNKQGTADENTETVVLEVALELGDGVIRTIAMESTDGLQRGMNVVDTGKAISVPVGTETLGRVFNVLGETIDLKEPFPADHRRDVIHRSAPTFDELSSSTEILETGIKVIDLLAPYLKGGKIGLFGGAGVGKTVLIQELIHNIAEEHGGISVFAGVGERTREGNDLYFEMRESGVIEKTAMVFGQMNEPPGARMRVALTGLTIAEYFRDDEGQDVLLFIDNIFRFTQAGSEVSALLGRMPSAVGYQPTLATEMGQLQERITSTRKGSITSIQAIYVPADDYTDPAPATAFAHLDATTNLERKLTEQGIYPAVDPLASSSSALAPEIVGAEHYKVAIEVQQILQRYRELQDIIAILGMDELSDNEKVLVSRARRIQFFLSQNFHVAEAFTGQPGSYVPVSETIRGFKEILNGKYDDLPEDAFRSVGRIEEVVEKAKAQGF; from the coding sequence ATGAGTATAGGTCAAATTGTTCAAGTAATTGGACCCGTTGTCGATGTGGAATTCCCATTAGATGGATCATTACCTGATATTAACAATGCCCTTATTGTACAAAAAATTAAAAATAAACAAGGAACAGCAGATGAAAACACTGAAACAGTGGTTTTAGAAGTTGCTTTGGAACTTGGTGACGGCGTAATCCGTACGATTGCAATGGAGTCAACGGATGGTTTACAACGTGGAATGAATGTTGTAGATACTGGAAAAGCAATTTCGGTTCCTGTAGGTACTGAAACATTAGGTCGTGTATTTAATGTTTTAGGTGAAACAATTGATTTGAAAGAACCTTTCCCAGCCGATCATAGACGTGACGTAATTCACAGAAGTGCACCCACTTTTGATGAGTTAAGCAGCAGTACTGAAATTTTGGAAACAGGAATAAAAGTAATTGATTTACTTGCTCCTTATTTAAAAGGTGGTAAAATTGGTCTATTTGGTGGTGCCGGTGTTGGTAAAACCGTATTAATCCAAGAATTAATCCACAACATTGCGGAAGAACATGGCGGAATCTCTGTATTTGCCGGTGTAGGTGAACGTACTCGTGAAGGGAACGACTTATACTTTGAAATGAGAGAGTCTGGCGTAATTGAAAAAACAGCCATGGTATTTGGGCAAATGAATGAACCACCTGGCGCGCGTATGCGTGTTGCTTTAACTGGTTTGACAATTGCTGAATATTTCCGTGACGATGAAGGTCAAGATGTTTTGTTATTTATTGATAACATTTTCCGTTTCACGCAAGCAGGATCTGAAGTATCTGCCTTATTAGGTCGTATGCCTTCTGCCGTTGGGTACCAACCAACACTTGCAACAGAAATGGGTCAATTACAAGAACGTATCACGTCAACAAGAAAAGGCTCAATTACATCGATTCAAGCAATCTATGTACCTGCCGATGACTATACCGATCCAGCGCCAGCAACAGCTTTCGCCCATTTGGATGCAACAACCAACTTAGAGCGTAAATTGACTGAACAAGGAATTTACCCTGCTGTGGATCCATTAGCATCATCATCAAGTGCATTAGCACCTGAAATCGTTGGAGCAGAGCATTATAAAGTTGCAATTGAAGTTCAACAAATTTTACAACGTTACCGTGAATTACAAGATATTATTGCCATTCTAGGAATGGATGAATTATCTGATAATGAAAAAGTTCTTGTATCACGTGCTCGTCGTATTCAATTCTTCTTATCTCAAAACTTCCATGTGGCTGAGGCCTTTACAGGTCAACCAGGTTCTTATGTTCCTGTTTCAGAAACGATTCGCGGATTTAAAGAAATTTTAAATGGGAAATACGATGATCTTCCAGAAGATGCGTTTAGAAGTGTTGGTCGTATCGAAGAAGTAGTAGAGAAAGCCAAAGCGCAAGGGTTTTAA
- a CDS encoding F0F1 ATP synthase subunit epsilon, whose translation MAILKVNIVTPDGIVYNHQSKMVIAKTLDGEVGILPQHAPIIVPLSIDEVRIKRVDSENHEDAIAVNGGVMEVRDNVCTIIADSAERERDIDLDRAERAKSRAEKRIQEAHEKEDRDAVQRATVALNKAINRISVSKHRR comes from the coding sequence ATGGCTATTTTAAAAGTAAATATCGTTACCCCAGATGGTATTGTTTACAACCACCAATCAAAAATGGTGATTGCTAAAACACTTGATGGAGAAGTGGGGATTTTACCTCAACATGCGCCTATTATTGTTCCTTTATCCATTGATGAAGTTCGTATTAAACGAGTGGATTCTGAAAACCATGAAGATGCAATCGCTGTGAATGGTGGCGTAATGGAAGTTCGTGACAATGTTTGTACGATTATTGCAGACAGTGCCGAGCGCGAACGTGACATTGATCTTGATCGTGCGGAACGTGCAAAATCAAGAGCTGAGAAACGAATTCAAGAAGCGCATGAAAAAGAAGACCGAGATGCTGTTCAACGAGCAACGGTTGCACTTAATAAAGCAATCAATCGTATCAGTGTGTCAAAACATCGTCGCTAA